In the genome of Schistosoma mansoni, WGS project CABG00000000 data, supercontig 0660, strain Puerto Rico, whole genome shotgun sequence, the window gctactggtatccagttgtaaaactagaatatccgttgcatcatcaagttgaattctagtcatatttctgatgttattgtgtcaGATGTTGGATACTCTTACGAACAGtgtatgttgaatagaatccctagtcaggggtatgatgaatcaaaggggatagcaaaatttaccgaaataatcagagaaccagtttgcacaggtagagaatccaaatcaagtccaagattatcctaatgaatatgaggcagatgaatgttttctattcgattgtttcgcaggtaaatcaagcctagttgaatcacatgtgttaattacatacatcaatgcatatccatctgtgtattctaatatgaataacaaaaagtatatgtatcatgatttttattcaagtcaaagtcacatgatggaatacctcaaatcatatatcagtgtttattcccaaatactcacatgcagtagtcgatgcgtaagatttgagaagataatgcaaattgggaacgtcatattggctaaaacattgcgacataaggacccaacattatttcgtgggggaggatattgttgaaaagtatatgatgcaaattctaaatatcagtggtttcactacacaaccgacatgctgattgtatacaattctagaacccaggtgagtctgttccaatttccgttgttaattctaatactaatgagtgcattctagataatacagagtgtaCATTCAATACACCATCGGACAGATACACCTACACttcaattcgagctgtggcggatgtgatgtttaaataaatcaatgacttcttagtattgatgactgttgtaattttgaattccaaatacaatacattctttcgggctcatctaatacttcttgattacattgcgttattccggggattactagtttatactttaattcaaatacttctaattatcatagatACCCAACTTCGttgtatttgttcattttataattgatcgtttacattgatatatacagatattaaaaatttttccggtaatatatcaatttaattaacgttattattaataacactactatttttattatacgttcaattatttttgttaaattttctaatatacattaaaaataataaacacaaatTTTTAACCACAAAAAACATTTCAGTTTGtaagtatatatacttattaaaatttatttttttgataacctttatttattctttccttTGTTGTGTAATAACTTTTTTTTTCCCTCAAAAGCACTTAGAATTTACGTCGGGCATACCTCCACCGACGCATGCCCTGGGGGGGAGAGTTAtatagtgacatttatatctagtgattttttgtaacaacaaattaaagatcacatatttttcctagttgtcacactttatatgtaatcacacttatattcgatatctattgtttttctgtatcaatggtaaagagacgaatacttttgtttggttatatgTAACACTTCTTCACTACCGCGATTCTGATTTTCTGAGGAGACATGACTTGCTTTCGTTTAGTAACTTTGCTAATGAAAGCACAACTAAAGGTAACTGACTTT includes:
- a CDS encoding XP_018644776.1; amino-acid sequence: MNNKKYMYHDFYSSQSHMMEYLKSYISVYSQILTCSSRCVRFEKIMQIGNVILAKTLRHKDPTLFRGGGYC